The Manduca sexta isolate Smith_Timp_Sample1 chromosome 9, JHU_Msex_v1.0, whole genome shotgun sequence genome segment agcttgcagctcgtctgatggtaaacgatacaatcgcccataaacagtagaaataacatccaacaccttaaagtacaaggtattccactgcgctcgccatcctgagacaaaagatgttatgtcttatgatgtccagtagttacactggctacaatgtccttcaaaccggaacataacagtgactacacactgctgcttggtgacagaaatagacatggcggtGGTACCCACCATTATAGTAACAAAAAAGcgaaaattgaaaacaaataacGCGACttcaaaaccaataaaataaacaaattaattgcattttacataactacggttgaataataaattattttgaaataaatcaatGTGAACTTCCAACCAATTCGTTTccgtttgtttattttataaacattaaatattttttggtgtcAATGCTTAATTTTaccacaaaaacatatttaatgtccatataaacataaaaatatgaattgggAAATAAATTCATGGATCTACAACATAAATATCTACTAACCAAAATACCAAATCTGAAGCTCTCCAAGAAAATGTCAGGTGTGATATCTTCATTGTAGCAATGTGCCACATAGACTCTGTAGTGGTCATCGGTGAGTTTCGGTAAAAAGGCACAAAGTCTGAAACCAAATTGAAATTTAGAAACGAACGCCTTTATCGTCGAAAGGGTTGGCAGGAGCGCAACtagttggtggtaggatatattttatatccgcctgcatagaaggtgtcaaaacccgccatagtagcccacgtaagtgtgtcgcgttccaagatcagcctgtgtttatctgGGTCCAACAGGCcatcataattgtgtcgactgtagaggggtaatcatctctcgtcagtcgacattctattgtactccactccactcaccatcaggtgcagtagggtcactttgccgtgcacgtaaaaatacaaaaaatagcaAATTTTCCGTATTTCAGCCCACAGTGAAACGCNNNNNNNNNNNNNNNNNNNNNNNNNNNNNNNNNNNNNNNNNNNNNNNNNNNNNNNNNNNNNNNNNNNNNNNNNNNNNNNNNNNNNNNNNNNNNNNNNNNNNNNNNNNNNNNNNNNNNNNNNNNNNNNNNNNNNNNNNNNNNNNNNNNNNNNNNNNNNNNNNNNNNNNNNNNNNNNNNNNNNNNNNNNNNNNNNNNNNNNNNNNNNNNNNNNNNNNNNNNNNNNNNNNNNNNNNNNNNNNNNNNNNNNNNNNNNNNNNNNNNNNNNNNNNNNNNNNNNNNNNNNNNNNNNNNNNNNNNNNNNNNNNNNNNNNNNNNNNNNNNNNNNNNNNNNNNNNNNNNNNNNNNNNNNNNNNNNNNNNNNNNNNNNNNNNNNNNNNNNNNNNNNNNNNNNNNNNNNNNNNNNNNNNNNNNNNNNNNNNNNNNNNNNNNNNNNNNNNNNNNNNNNNNNNNNNNNNNNNNNNNNNNNNNNNNNNNNNNNNNNNNNNNNNNNNNNNNNNNNNTTTTCTATTTATGAAGGAATGTACAAATCGTACCTATAGTTTCAGAGATTATCACGTTAAGCTagcccaatatttttttactaaactgtctatttaatagtgttggtttCAAATTCAATTggtgtgtactttaggagacgcatggaattaacaattttagtggcattatTACTGTGAAATTGAATTGTGAAACaataaccataatataataattaatttaatccgTCTTAATTAAGATGAATAAATGGTATAAATATGATGttacataattatgccggtttgtttgaaacaaaacatagaTTGACCCTGGGAACAATGAGACCGCAATGGCTGGTTTTACATTTGGTGTACATTGGTCGCCACCCGCGCGGATAGAAATATCACTGGCGACGGCTTTTACTGCTTAATAGacaattttttacatatttatacataccATACCTTGTAACACAGCCATAGATTCCTCGCTCCCTCCAAGATCAGAAGAAGGCAATATATTTTGAGGTACATAATCATACACAGTCTCTATTTTTGCGTGGATATGAATTCTTTTAGATACTTTTGGTCCAAATATAGGCTTTACTATTTTAACGAATGCTTCAATTGCTTTCGATGATGTCACTATGTGGATGCCTTGTAGCCTTAGGACATAACCTtcctgaaaatttattttttcaattactatcatatttttaaatgaaaaaaaatcttattacgTAGGTAATTAGAAgagatatgcagaggcgcaaccagggcacataCTTTCCAAGTGTTTTCCGCCCCATATGATAGGGGGCTAAACTAttaccatatcggacacaaattccaaactctgggctgatactaaaagggaaaatccaaatatcactttacctgcggttcgaacccaggactttaaagcgctgccgtaccgcacatacAGTATAATTACGCCACCATGGcaggtaatttaaaatattgaattaaatgtgTACATGAAATCAAGCATAGACAATAATTCATCTCCAACgtctacatatttaaaataatgcgaTTAAAATAACATACCATTAAAATACAAAGGAATTGATGGAATGTTGCTATGTCTATAGCTGCTATAAATTTCGGCACATTAATTTTCCTGTAATCCAAGATGGTTACAGTACCGGTGCAATAATCATGCGCCTTGATGTATTCACATTTCTGTAACAATACTTACATTAAGCCTCTGTTAGTCTCTTAAAGAAATCAACTAATGATCGAAGTCGTTGACTGCATTCAGCACAAAAATGTTTACCAGAGTAAATTCTTTAACATGATTTACCTATTTAAGATTTACTTTTAGTAAGAAAACAGTCAACAT includes the following:
- the LOC119188836 gene encoding uncharacterized protein LOC119188836, producing the protein MRAMYPKFFDKYDAKNDFNKLDYFAFSAYLPKLTQDHYRVYVLHVTNDGITPDILLECFRFCILKCEYIKAHDYCTGTVTILDYRKINVPKFIAAIDIATFHQFLCILMEGYVLRLQGIHIVTSSKAIEAFVKIVKPIFGPKVSKRIHIHAKIETVYDYVPQNILPSSDLGGSEESMAVLQGMVCINM